In Streptomyces sp. NBC_01231, the sequence CGTGAGGTCGCGGACGCGTTCGACGACCTGGCGCAGGTGCTCGGGGGTGGTGCCGCAGCAGCCGCCGATCAAGGAGAGGCCGTAGTCGCGGACGAAGTTCTCCTGCGCGTCGGCCAGGCCCTCGGGGTCGAGGGGGAAGTGCGCGCCGTCCTTGGTGAGGATCGGCAGGCCCGCGTTCGGCATGCACAGCAGAGGGATGCGGGAGTGCCGGGTGAGATAGCGCAGGTGCTCGCTCATCTCCGCCGGTCCGGTGGAGCAGTTCAGGCCGATCATGTCGACGCCGAGGGGTTCCAGCGCGGTCAGCGCGGCGCCGATCTCGGAGCCGAGGAGCATCGTGCCGGTCGTCTCGAACGCCATCGAGACCACCAGCGGCACGTCGACGCCGGTCGCCTCGATGGCGCGTCGGGCGCCCAGGACGGAGGCCTTCGTCTGGAGCAGGTCCTGGGTGGTCTCGACGATCAGGGTGTCGGCGCCGCCGGCGAGCAGTCCCTCGGCGTTGGCCTGGTAGCCGTCACGGATCGTGGCGAAGTCGATGTGGCCGAGGGTGGGCAGCTTGGTGCCGGGCCCGACGGAGCCTAGGACCCAGCGGGGGCGGCCGTCACGGGCCGCGTACTCGTCGGCGACCTCCCGGGCGATGCGGGCACCGGCCTCGGACAGTTCGTGCACGCGGTCGGCGATCTCGTACTCCGCCGCAGCCGTGTGATTCGCCCCGAAGGTGTTCGTCTCCACGCAGTCGACGCCCACGGCGAAGTACGCGTCGTGGACGGAGCGGACGATGTCGGGGCGGGTCAGGTTGAGGATCTCGTTGCAGCCTTCGAGGTTCTCGAAGTCCTCCAGGGTCGGATCCTGAGCCTGGAGCATCGTGCCCATCGCTCCGTCGGCCACCACCACACGGGTGGCGAGCGCCTCGCGGAGCGCGGACACACGGGCCCGGCTGTCGGCGGAAGGGGTCGGTGGCAACGAGGCCATGAAGGGGCTCCCTTAGGTGCGACGGCTGTCGGCTTTTGCGGGCGCCCGCGCGACGTTCCGCGCTCGGCGCACCACGCCAGAGTAACCGGGACCCGGTCCCGATGGTCAGGACGTCCACGGGACGGACCAGGATGGCGGACAGCTGGCCCGCGCGACACGGGGTGCCGCAACAGATGTGCGCCGACTATTAGCGGGAGGTCGGCATGGACCGGTAGTGTTCGACATTGCCGAACGGCGGCAGCGGCGTCGCGGGTCGACGGTCGAAGGGGACGGAGGCAGGACGGCGATGGCACGGAACATCCAGTCGCTGGAACGCGCGGCCGCGATGCTGCGGCTTCTCGCGGGCGGCGAGCGGAGACTCGGCCTGTCCGACATCGCCTCGTCACTGGGCCTCGCCAAGGGCACCGCGCACGGCATCCTGCGCACCCTCCAGCAGGAGGGCTTCGTCGAGCAGGACGACACCTCGGGGCGCTATCAGCTGGGTGCCGAACTGCTACGCCTGGGCACCACCTATCTCGACGTGCACGAGCTCAGGGCGCGCGCCCTGGTGTGGACCGACGACCTGGCCCGCTCCAGCGGGGAGAGCGTCCACCTGGGCGTCCTGCACCAACAGGGCGTGCTGATCGTGCACCACGTCTTCAGGCCCGACGACAGCCGGCAGGTCCTGGAGATCGGGGCCATGCAACCGCTGCACTCCACGGCCCTGGGCAAGGTGCTGTCGGCGTACGACCCGGTGGCGCACAGCGAGGCCCTGGAGAGCGACCGCAAGGCGTTCACCGACCGGACCGTCTGCGACCTCGACGATTTCGAGCACGTCCTCGACATCACGCGCGCGCGTGGGTACGCCGCCGACGTCGAGGAGACCTGGGAGGGCGTCGCGTCCATCGCCGCGCCCATCCACGACCGGCGCCGCATGCCGGTCGGCGCGGTCGGCGTCACCGGGGCCGTGGAGCGGCTGGGCCGGGACGGCGAGCTGCGCCCCGAACTGATCGCGGCGGTGCGGGACTGCGCCCGCGCGGTGTCGCGGGACCTGGGCGCCGGGCGCTTCTGACCGACGCGGGACGCGCGCAGACCGGGACGCCGCAGAACGTTCCGGTTCTCGTCACGCGCCGGCATGCCCGAGTTCTCGGGCGGGCGCAAGATCGATAGCACACAGCAATCAGTAACGATCGTGTTTTCGAGAACAGAACCCTTGACGTGCCCGTGACCTCGGAGCGAGACTCCCGTCCATCGGTCGACATTGTCGAACACCGACCGGCAATAGGCGTACAGTGATACGACGCCAAGGGCCGGCAGCTCTTCCCCTGGACGAAGGACAAAGGAGTCGCGGGTGTCCAGCTCCGACATCTTCATCGGCGAGACCATCGGTACCGCCATACTCATCCTGCTCGGCGGCGGCGTGTGTGCCGCCGTCACGCTGAAGGCCTCCAAGGCCCGCAACGCCGGCTGGCTCGCCATCACCTTCGGGTGGGGTTTCGCCGTTCTGACGGCCGTGTACACCTCGGCGCCGCTCTCCGGCGCCCACCTCAACCCGGCAGTGACGCTCGCGCTCGCCATCAAGGACGGCGACTGGAGCAATGTCCCGGTCTACTGGGGCGGCCAGATGCTCGGCGCCGCGATCGGCGCGGCACTGGTCTGGGTGGCCTACTACGGCCAGTTCCACGCGCACCTCACCGACAAGGAGATCGTCGGCGGCCCGGGCGCACAGGACACGAGGGTCAAGGCCGTCGAGGCCCAGGAGAAGGGCGCCGGCCCGGTCCTGGGAATCTTCTCCACCGGTCCCGAGGTCCGTGTCGTGTGGCAGAACCTCGCCACGGAGATCATCGGCACGACCGTGCTGGTGCTCGCCATCCTCACGCAGGGCCTGAACGACAGCGGCAAGGGGCTCGGCACGCTGGGCGCCCTGATCACCGCGCTCGTGGTCGTCTCGATCGGTCTGTCCCTCGGCGGCCCGACCGGCTACGCGATCAACCCGGCCCGTGACCTCGGCCCGCGCATCGTGCACGCTCTCCTGCCCCTGCCCAACAAGGGCGGCTCCGACTGGGGCTACGCCTGGATCCCGGTGGTGGGTCCGCTGATCGGCGGCGCCATCGCGGCAGGCATCTACAACGTCGCTTTTGCTTAGAAACAGGACTTCGAAGCACTGAGCAGCAGTAGAACCAGTCCCACACCCACGGAACCTCCCAGGAGCACACAGTGACCGACGCCCACACCGCCGGCCCTTTCATCGCCGCGATCGACCAGGGCACCACCTCCAGCCGCTGCATCGTCTTCGACCGGGACGGCCGTATCGTCTCCGTGGACCAGAAGGAACACGAGCAGATCTTCCCGAAGCCGGGCTGGGTCGAGCACAACGCCACCGAGATCTGGACCAACGTCGAGGAGGTCGTCGCCGGAGCCATCGCGAAGGCCGGCATCACGCGCGACGACATCAAGGCCATCGGCATCACCAACCAGCGCGAGACCACTCTCCTCTGGGACAAGAACACCGGTGAGCCCGTCCACAACGCCATCGTCTGGCAGGACACCCGCACCGACGCCCTCTGCAAGGAACTCGGCCGCAACGTCGGCCAGGACCGCTTCCGTCGCGAGACCGGTCTGCCGCTGGCGAGCTACTTCGCCGGCCCCAAGGCCCGCTGGCTGCTGGACAACGTCGAGGGCCTGCGCGAGCGCGCCGAGGCCGGCGACATCCTCTTCGGCACCATGGACAGCTGGGTCATCTGGAACCTGACCGGTGGTGTCAACGGCGGCAAGCACGTCACCGACGTCACCAACGCCTCCCGCACCCTCCTGATGAACCTGCACACCATGGAGTGGGACGCGAAGATCGCCGAGTCGATCGGCGTGCCGCTGGCGATGCTGCCCGAGATCCGCTCCTCCGCCGAGGTGTACGGCGCGGTCACCGGCGGCAAGCTCGGCGACGTCCTCGGCGGCATTCCCGTCGCGTCCGCGCTCGGCGACCAGCAGGCGGCCCTGTTCGGCCAGACCTGTTTCGCGGAGGGCGAGGCCAAGTCGACGTACGGCACCGGCACCTTCCTGCTGATGAACACCGGTGAGAAGCCGGTCAACTCGTACAACGGCCTGCTGACCACGGTCGGCTACCGCATCGGCGACGACAAGCCGGTCTACGCCCTCGAGGGCTCGATCGCCGTCACCGGTTCGCTGGTGCAGTGGATGCGCGACCAGATGGGCCTGATCTCGACGGCCGCCGAGATCGAGACGCTCGCGCTCTCGGTCGAGGACAACGGCGGCGCGTACTTCGTGCCGGCCTTCTCCGGCCTGTTCGCCCCGTACTGGCGCTCCGACGCCCGTGGTGTCATCGCCGGTCTCACCCGGTACGTCACCAAGGCGCACCTCGCGCGTGCCGTCCTGGAGGCCACGGCCTGGCAGACCCGTGAGATCACCGACGCCATGACGAAGGACTCCGGCGTCGAACTCGCGGCGATCAAGGTCGACGGCGGTATGACCTCCAACAACCTGCTGATGCAGACCCTCTCGGACTTCGTGGACGCCCCTGTGGTGCGCCCGATGGTCGCCGAGACGACCTGCCTCGGTGCCGCGTACGCCGCCGGCCTCGCCGTCGGCTTCTGGACCAGCACCGACGACCTGCGCGCCAACTGGCGCCGGGCCGCCGAGTGGACCCCCAACATGGCCGCGGAGAAGCGCGACCGTGAGTACAAGAGCTGGCTCAAGGCCGTTGAGCGGACCATGGGCTGGCTCGAGGACGAGGAGTAAGAAACCGCATGACCACTCAGTCCACCCTGCAGTCCGTGCCTGCCCTGGGGACGCGCCCGGCGTCCGGCTCGAACCCGAGCCGAGCCGAGACCCGGGAGCAGCTTTCCAAGGCGTCGTACGACCTTCTCGTGATCGGCGGCGGCATCCTGGGCATCTCCACCGCCTGGCACGCCGCGCAGTCCGGCCTCAGGGTGGCCCTGGTCGACGCCGGCGACTTCGCCGGTGCCACCTCCTCCGCCTCGTCCAAGCTGCTCCACGGCGGCCTGCGCTACCTCCAGACCGGCGCGGTGAAGCTGGTGGCGGAGAACCACTTCGAGCGCCGTGCGGTCTCCCGCCAGGTGGCTCCCCACCTGGCGAACCCGCTCACGTTCTACCTCCCCGTGTACAAGGGCGGGCCGCACGGCGCGGCGAAGCTCGGAGCCGGTGTCTTCGCGTACTCGATGCTGTCGGCGTTCGGCGACGGGGTGGGACACCTGCTGTCCCCGGGGAAGGCGCAGCGGGACGTGCCCGAGTTGCGCACCGAGAACCTCAAGGCCGTGGCGGTGTACGGCGACGACCAGATGAACGACGCGCGCATGGCGCTGATGACGGTCCGCGGGGCCGTCGAGGCGGGCGCCGTGGTCCTGAACCACGCCGAGGTCACCGGCCTGCGCTTCACGAAGGGCCGGGTGACGGGCGCGGACCTGCGCGACCGGACCTCGGGGGACGAGTTCGGCGTGAGCGCCCGGCTGGTGCTGAACGCGACCGGCCCGTGGGTCGACCACCTGCGCAGGATGGAGGACCCGAACGCGGCTCCGTCCATCCGCCTGTCCAAGGGCGCGCACCTGGTCCTGAAGCGCACCTCCCCGTGGAA encodes:
- a CDS encoding IclR family transcriptional regulator, producing the protein MARNIQSLERAAAMLRLLAGGERRLGLSDIASSLGLAKGTAHGILRTLQQEGFVEQDDTSGRYQLGAELLRLGTTYLDVHELRARALVWTDDLARSSGESVHLGVLHQQGVLIVHHVFRPDDSRQVLEIGAMQPLHSTALGKVLSAYDPVAHSEALESDRKAFTDRTVCDLDDFEHVLDITRARGYAADVEETWEGVASIAAPIHDRRRMPVGAVGVTGAVERLGRDGELRPELIAAVRDCARAVSRDLGAGRF
- a CDS encoding aquaporin family protein encodes the protein MSSSDIFIGETIGTAILILLGGGVCAAVTLKASKARNAGWLAITFGWGFAVLTAVYTSAPLSGAHLNPAVTLALAIKDGDWSNVPVYWGGQMLGAAIGAALVWVAYYGQFHAHLTDKEIVGGPGAQDTRVKAVEAQEKGAGPVLGIFSTGPEVRVVWQNLATEIIGTTVLVLAILTQGLNDSGKGLGTLGALITALVVVSIGLSLGGPTGYAINPARDLGPRIVHALLPLPNKGGSDWGYAWIPVVGPLIGGAIAAGIYNVAFA
- the glpK gene encoding glycerol kinase GlpK produces the protein MTDAHTAGPFIAAIDQGTTSSRCIVFDRDGRIVSVDQKEHEQIFPKPGWVEHNATEIWTNVEEVVAGAIAKAGITRDDIKAIGITNQRETTLLWDKNTGEPVHNAIVWQDTRTDALCKELGRNVGQDRFRRETGLPLASYFAGPKARWLLDNVEGLRERAEAGDILFGTMDSWVIWNLTGGVNGGKHVTDVTNASRTLLMNLHTMEWDAKIAESIGVPLAMLPEIRSSAEVYGAVTGGKLGDVLGGIPVASALGDQQAALFGQTCFAEGEAKSTYGTGTFLLMNTGEKPVNSYNGLLTTVGYRIGDDKPVYALEGSIAVTGSLVQWMRDQMGLISTAAEIETLALSVEDNGGAYFVPAFSGLFAPYWRSDARGVIAGLTRYVTKAHLARAVLEATAWQTREITDAMTKDSGVELAAIKVDGGMTSNNLLMQTLSDFVDAPVVRPMVAETTCLGAAYAAGLAVGFWTSTDDLRANWRRAAEWTPNMAAEKRDREYKSWLKAVERTMGWLEDEE
- a CDS encoding glycerol-3-phosphate dehydrogenase/oxidase, giving the protein MTTQSTLQSVPALGTRPASGSNPSRAETREQLSKASYDLLVIGGGILGISTAWHAAQSGLRVALVDAGDFAGATSSASSKLLHGGLRYLQTGAVKLVAENHFERRAVSRQVAPHLANPLTFYLPVYKGGPHGAAKLGAGVFAYSMLSAFGDGVGHLLSPGKAQRDVPELRTENLKAVAVYGDDQMNDARMALMTVRGAVEAGAVVLNHAEVTGLRFTKGRVTGADLRDRTSGDEFGVSARLVLNATGPWVDHLRRMEDPNAAPSIRLSKGAHLVLKRTSPWKAALATPIDKYRITFALPWEDMLLLGTTDEEFEGDPADVAVTEKDTAQILDEAAFSIRDQQLDRDLITYSFAGLRVLPGGPGSTAKAKRETVVTEGRGGMLSVAGGKWTTFRHIGRTVMQKLEALPGHPLGDAFEPISSLPKKLPLPGVANPRAVAHRLLVDHPATGTRMTADTARHLATHYGSLAFDIARLANENPELAERVHPDAPEIWAQVVYARDNEWAQTPDDVLRRRTTLTIRGLATDDVRAKVQDLLDKN